The sequence below is a genomic window from Candidatus Brocadiaceae bacterium.
CCCCGGACGCCAAGGCGATCGCCGGCGAATACGTTCGGTGGCGCTCGGAACAGGGTTGGCAGGAGCGGGAGAGGGCCACGGTCATTGCGTATGACGATCCCTCAGTGAATCCGCACAGCTTCCGGGGCATGATCGTGGCGCCAGTGGAGACGAGGGGCCCTGCCGTCGAGTGCCAGCTCGACCTGTGCCTGCAGTTCGGGCGGTATAGTGATCTGGATGCCGATTGTCCCGACGGCGTCATGGAAGTCGTCGCCTGGGCGGAGCGCTTCAACGCTGCTCTCTGAGGACAGATGGCCGAGTCGGCCTCTGCCAGCGATGGAACGGCAGTGCCCGCAAACGCGAGAGCAGCATTGCGGGTGCAGAAGACGGCTTTTACGGCGACCAGGGTTGTCTCACGGGAGCAGTCTGGGCTACGGCATGTCAGGAAAGAAGAGGCGCCTGGCAACCGCGGTCGTGGACTCCGCCAGCGCCTTGGCGCTTTCCCCCCGAATGGCGGCCAGCGCGGCCAGGGTCTCCGGCAGGAAAGCCGGCTCGTTGCGCGTGCCCACCCGGCTTGACGGGGACTGATAGGGACAGTCGGTCTCCACCATCAGGCAGTCGGCCGGCAGGTCCCTCACGGCCGCCTTCAGGCGCTTGTGTCCGGGGCGCGTGACGACAGCCCCGACGGCGACGCACAGGCCCAGGGAGAGATAGCGGGACGCGACGTCCGCCGGGCCATCGAAGCAGTGGCGGACGCCTCTGAGCGCGCCCTTCGCCTGCTCGAGGACCTCCAGGACCCGTTCGTCCGACTTCCTGGCGTGGACGATCAGGGGCTTGTCCAGGGCCAGGGCGAGGTCCACGTGCCGCCGGAGGCCGTCGGCCTGCGCGTCCGGCGGCGTCGAGTCATGATGGAAGTCCATCCCCGTTTCGCCGACGGCGACCACCACCGGCAGGGCGGCCAGTCGCTCGACCTCCGCGAAGTCACCGGAACATGCGGCCCAATCGGTGGGGTGGATGCCAACGGCCGCGCGGATCAGGTCCGGATGACGGCGCGCGAGTTCGACGCACCGGCGCGAGGACGCCAAGTCCGTCCCCACGCAGAGGATACGGACGACGCCCGCCGTGCGTGCGCGTTCCAGCACGTCCGGAAGATCGTGCCGGAAGGCCCGTGCGTCCAGATGGGCGTGTGTGTCGATGATGTGCATGGCAGTGCTGCAACCCGGCCGGGGCGCCCGCGTTGTGCGTGCGACGGACAGCGATTATAATGGCGGGGGCACGGGCATTTCAGGGGGAGCCAGGAGATGGCAGAGCTACGCCGCGACGCCGTCAGCGGGCGGTGGGTGATCATCGCCACGGAGCGCGCGGCCCGGCCTCAGAGCCTGCACCTTTCGCGGGGCCTGCGGGGCGGGGGGTTCTGTCCGTTCTGCGAGGGGAACGAGGACCGGACGCCGCCGGAGCTGACGGCCGTGCGGCCCGGGGACACCGCCCCGAATACGCCGGGCTGGAAGGTCCGCGTGGTGCCGAACAAGTATCCGGCCCTGCGCACGGACGAGCCGCTGGTCTCCACCGGGCATGGCACCATGCGCGCGTGCACGGGGTTCGGCCTGCACGAGGTCATCATCGAGTCGCCGCAGCACCTGGTGAGTCCCACCGAGATGGCGCCGGAGGACCTGGCGCTGGTCCTGCGGACGATCTGCGACCGTTCGCGGCTGCACAGCGCTGACGAGCGTCTGACCTACGTCATGGTGTTCAAGAACGTCGGGGAACCGGCCGGGGCGACGATCGAGCACGCGCATTCGCAGTTGATCGCCGTGCCCGTGATGCCCAGGCGCGTGCAGGAGGAGATGGCGCGGTGCACGGAGTCATTCCACGAGACGGGGCGGTGTCTGTTCTGCGACATCGTGGAGGAGGAACGGGCGTCCGGCGCGCGCATCGTGTCGGAAGACGACGACTTCGTGGTCCTGTGTCCGTACGCGGCGCGGTTTCCGTTTGAGATGTGGCTGCTGCCTCGGTTCCACGCGCCGCACTTCTTCCAGTTGTCTCCGGAGCGCATCCCCGCGCTGGCCCGCGCACTGCAGGACGCGCTGGCGCGGCTGGAGGTGTGTCTGCAGGACCCGCCCTACAACTACGTGGTCCATACGGCGCCGGCGCGGGGCGTCGAGAGCGGCCACTACCACTGGCACATCGAGGTGATCCCCCGGGTGACGGAGGTTGCCGGTTTCGAGTGGGGCACGGGATTCTACATCAACCCGTTGGAGCCGGAGCGGGCGGCCGAGTATCTGCGTGCGGTCACGCCGGAACAGGTTCTGGAGAAGGTCTCTGCGCGGTCTGTGCCCGCAGCGGGCGCAGGGCGCGACGAACGCAGCGAGGAGCGCTGACGATGCGGATTGCCATGGTGGGCTCCGAGGTGGCCCCTTTCTCCAAGGAGGGGGGATTGGCCGACGTGCTGGGGTCTCTGCCGGCGGCTCTGGCGGGGCTGGGCGAGGACGTCTGCGTGATCAGCCCCCTGTACCGGGGCGTGCGCGAGCGGGCCGAGGCGCTGGGGCTGCCGCTGAGGCCGGTCGAGAAGGGCGACTTCGTCGTGCCGATCGGGGCGGCCAA
It includes:
- the galT gene encoding galactose-1-phosphate uridylyltransferase, with translation MAELRRDAVSGRWVIIATERAARPQSLHLSRGLRGGGFCPFCEGNEDRTPPELTAVRPGDTAPNTPGWKVRVVPNKYPALRTDEPLVSTGHGTMRACTGFGLHEVIIESPQHLVSPTEMAPEDLALVLRTICDRSRLHSADERLTYVMVFKNVGEPAGATIEHAHSQLIAVPVMPRRVQEEMARCTESFHETGRCLFCDIVEEERASGARIVSEDDDFVVLCPYAARFPFEMWLLPRFHAPHFFQLSPERIPALARALQDALARLEVCLQDPPYNYVVHTAPARGVESGHYHWHIEVIPRVTEVAGFEWGTGFYINPLEPERAAEYLRAVTPEQVLEKVSARSVPAAGAGRDERSEER
- a CDS encoding TatD family hydrolase — translated: MHIIDTHAHLDARAFRHDLPDVLERARTAGVVRILCVGTDLASSRRCVELARRHPDLIRAAVGIHPTDWAACSGDFAEVERLAALPVVVAVGETGMDFHHDSTPPDAQADGLRRHVDLALALDKPLIVHARKSDERVLEVLEQAKGALRGVRHCFDGPADVASRYLSLGLCVAVGAVVTRPGHKRLKAAVRDLPADCLMVETDCPYQSPSSRVGTRNEPAFLPETLAALAAIRGESAKALAESTTAVARRLFFPDMP